Within the Polaribacter pectinis genome, the region ATCTTTTAGATGTTTTACAAATTGTGTTGTAATTTTTTGAATGAAGCGAGAAGTAAGTATTTCTGCCTGATCTTCATCAAAATTGCTTATTTTTTTCTTCTGAAAGTTTATTTCGTCTTTCTTTATAGTTTCTAAAGATTTCTTTAAAGCAGCAATTGCTGGAGTAAATCTTCTGTGATTTAACCAATCGTTAAACTCACTTTTATGTATTTCTATTATTGCTTCTGCAGTAGGAATTTCTTGTAAACGAACTGCTAAAGTTTCATCTGTAATTTTAGAAAGCTCATCTACATTTACTAAAGAAACATCTGAATAATCTGCAACATCTTTGGCTACATTTTCTGGCATGGATAAATCTAAAATCAATAATTCTCTGTTTTTAGAAATATGTTCTTTTGTAATTGTTGGTTTATCTGACCCTGTAGAAACTATTAAAACATCTGCATTATTAACTTCTTCTGCTAAATTTTCTATTAAAGATTTTCTTATTGAATTGTGTTCTTTAATAAATTCAGTCGTTTTTTCTTCAGTTCTATTAATTAAACAAACAGATTTATTTTGAGTATATTCTGCAAGGTTCTTGCAAGTATGTTTTCCCATTTTACCCAAACCAAAAACTAAAATATTTTTAGAATTATAATCTGGTAAATTTTTAATAATATATTGAACAGCAGCATAAGAAACAGATGTTGTACCTGAACTTAATTTTGTTTCGTTCTTTACTTTTTTACTTGCTTGTAAAACACAATTTAAAAGTCTTTCTAAATACGCATTTGTAGTTTTTTGCGCTTTTGCCATTTTAAAAGATTGTCTTAATTGACCAACAATCTCATAATCTCCTAAAATTTGACTATCTAAACCAGTTCCCATTCTAAATAAATGAGTAATGGCTTCTTGATCCTTGTTAATATTACAAATATTGTCGAATTCTTTTGCAGTTCCTTCAGAGAAATCACACAACAATTCAATTAGTAAACAAGGTCTATTTGCAAAACCAAATATTTCGGTTCTATTACATGTAGAAATTATAAAAATACCAGAAACACCTTTTTCTTTGGCAGATTTTAGAAGTTCTACCTGATTTTCTTTAGATACAGAAAATTTACCACGCATTTCTGCATCTGCTTTCTTGTAACTTACGCCAATATTGTAAAAGTGCTCTTGCCCTAATGCTTTCATAAAATCTTAAAAAGATGACACAAAAGTAAAAACTACATTTACAAAAAAGTATCGCTTAAAGAACTTTTAATAACGATAGATGTTTTTTAAGTTTTATTTGCAATTAAATTACCTAAAAGCCTTATTTTTGCAGTATTCTAAAGGATTCATTGATTTACAATATAGAATGATTCTAAATAAATGGAATTTTAAAACAGATTAAATATATGTTTAAAAATGTCGGAGAAAGTACTTTTGAAGAAATAATTCTTGATAAAGGTTTTTATGTTCTTCATTTTCAGAACGAAAGCAAAGAAGTTCAGAATTTCGAAAGAGAAATAAATAGTACTTTTATACAGATTCATTTTTGTTTACGAGGAGATTCTAAATTTTTATTTAACGACGGTTCTTATTCTTTTGATGTTTTAGATAATCGATCTATTTTATTATACAATCCGCAAAGAACATTACCAATTAACTTAGAAATTCAACCTAAAACAACGTTGGTTTCATTATTAATTTCTATTGAAAAATTTCATTCTTTATTCTCTAAAGAATCTGGCTACATTCCATTTTTAAGTGATGAAAATAGTAATAAAAAATATTACGATGACACTGAAATAAAACCAACAGTTTCTATTGTTTTACAGCAAATTATCAACTCTAATATTAATAGTTCTATTAAAGATTTATATGTAAAAGGAAAGGTTTACGAATTGTTGAGTTTACATTTTCAGCATGAAGAAAGTAATGATGCAGAATATTGTCCATTTTTAGTTGATGAACAAAATGTTATAAAAATTAGAAAAGCGAAAGAAATTATTATAACAAGAATGGCAGAACCACCAAGTTTGCAAGAATTAGCAAACGAAATTGGTTTGAGTCTAAAAAAACTAAAAGAAGGTTTTAAGCAAATTTATGGAGACACAGTCTATAGTTTTTTGTTTGATTATAAAATGGAACACTCTAGAAGATTATTAGAAAGCAACAAGTACAATGTAAATGAAGTTGGCTTACAGGTTGGTTATAGTACTGCAAGTCATTTTATTGCAGCTTTTAAAAAGAAATTTGGCACAACACCAAAGAAATATGTAATGAGCCTGAATCAGTAAACAATTTACAGTCGCAGTTTGCAGACTTTAAAACTTTGAAATTATAAAATTGAAACAACTAACACATTACGATATCGAAAATAAGCAGAAACAATTTCCAATAACAATTGTTTGTGATGCGATTAGAACTCCAGAAAATATTGGAATGTGTTTTCGTATTTCCGAAAGTTTTGGAGTTGAAAAAATTTATTTTCACGAGAACTCACCAACAATAGAAAATAGAATTGTAAAGAAAACTGCGAGAAACACTGTCAACCAAATTGAACATGACACTTATTCTAATTTTGCTGAAATTATCAACAAATTAAAAGCAGCAGGCAATACAATTATTGGAATAGAAATTACTGATAAAAGCATAAATATTCAAGATTTTAATTTTAAAAATCATGAGAAAATCGTTTTACTTTTGGGAAGCGAAAGAAACGGAATTGAAAACATAGATTTAGTCGATTATACAGTTTCAATTCCTATGTTTGGTAGAAATTCGAGCATGAATGTAATTCATAGTTTAGCGATTTCGCTATATGAGGTAACGAATCAGTTTTTAACTAACAACAGGCAAGAATAACAACACAAAATTTCTTTTTGAAATTTTTGAAACTTTTTTATAAATGAAAGGAATATTATTAAACAATTTAGGATCACCAGATTCAACAGAAACAAAAGACGTTAAAAAATATTTAGACGAATTTTTAATGGACGAACGTGTAATTGATATTCCTTATTGGAAACGTTACGTTTTAATAAAAGGAATTATTTTAAATTTCCGTCCGAAAAAATCTGGAGCTGCTTACAAGAAAATTTGGTGGGATGAAGGTTCGCCTTTGGTTGTAATTTCAGAAAGATTTACAGAAAAAGTAAAACAAAAAGTAGATATTCCTGTGGAATTGGCAATGCGTTATGGTTCTATGTCCATGGAAAAAGGAATCAAAAATTTGGTTGATAAAGGAGTTACAGAAATATTTTTAGCGCCTTTATATCCTC harbors:
- a CDS encoding helix-turn-helix domain-containing protein, whose protein sequence is MFKNVGESTFEEIILDKGFYVLHFQNESKEVQNFEREINSTFIQIHFCLRGDSKFLFNDGSYSFDVLDNRSILLYNPQRTLPINLEIQPKTTLVSLLISIEKFHSLFSKESGYIPFLSDENSNKKYYDDTEIKPTVSIVLQQIINSNINSSIKDLYVKGKVYELLSLHFQHEESNDAEYCPFLVDEQNVIKIRKAKEIIITRMAEPPSLQELANEIGLSLKKLKEGFKQIYGDTVYSFLFDYKMEHSRRLLESNKYNVNEVGLQVGYSTASHFIAAFKKKFGTTPKKYVMSLNQ
- a CDS encoding TrmH family RNA methyltransferase encodes the protein MKQLTHYDIENKQKQFPITIVCDAIRTPENIGMCFRISESFGVEKIYFHENSPTIENRIVKKTARNTVNQIEHDTYSNFAEIINKLKAAGNTIIGIEITDKSINIQDFNFKNHEKIVLLLGSERNGIENIDLVDYTVSIPMFGRNSSMNVIHSLAISLYEVTNQFLTNNRQE
- the hemA gene encoding glutamyl-tRNA reductase; the encoded protein is MKALGQEHFYNIGVSYKKADAEMRGKFSVSKENQVELLKSAKEKGVSGIFIISTCNRTEIFGFANRPCLLIELLCDFSEGTAKEFDNICNINKDQEAITHLFRMGTGLDSQILGDYEIVGQLRQSFKMAKAQKTTNAYLERLLNCVLQASKKVKNETKLSSGTTSVSYAAVQYIIKNLPDYNSKNILVFGLGKMGKHTCKNLAEYTQNKSVCLINRTEEKTTEFIKEHNSIRKSLIENLAEEVNNADVLIVSTGSDKPTITKEHISKNRELLILDLSMPENVAKDVADYSDVSLVNVDELSKITDETLAVRLQEIPTAEAIIEIHKSEFNDWLNHRRFTPAIAALKKSLETIKKDEINFQKKKISNFDEDQAEILTSRFIQKITTQFVKHLKDEETSVTESLDVIQKVFQS